Proteins from a genomic interval of Rhodopseudomonas julia:
- a CDS encoding rod-binding protein, which yields MSISPPSDIVLDVARAASPTRYQEAAARLTRLSPSSGTTPAAYTAANDAFEDVFDQVTKPGATGPGETKTAEQPISPVIQMPFDSAQALSRLKTSTSLAHSSLSSSKVGNDPMTGFEAMFLSTFVQTMLPASSDAMFGGGQAGEMWRSMLAQQIATQMAAAGGIGIAETVRTAETTPALPENANGLI from the coding sequence ATGTCGATCAGCCCGCCATCCGACATCGTTCTGGACGTTGCCCGCGCCGCAAGCCCGACCCGCTATCAAGAGGCCGCGGCGCGGCTGACACGCCTTTCTCCTTCATCCGGCACTACCCCGGCCGCATACACCGCGGCCAACGACGCCTTTGAAGACGTCTTCGACCAGGTCACGAAACCTGGCGCAACGGGGCCGGGGGAAACGAAGACGGCGGAGCAGCCGATTTCGCCGGTCATCCAGATGCCCTTCGATTCCGCGCAGGCCCTGTCGCGATTGAAGACGAGCACCTCACTCGCCCATTCCAGCCTGTCGTCTTCCAAGGTGGGCAACGACCCAATGACCGGCTTCGAGGCGATGTTCTTGTCGACCTTCGTGCAGACGATGCTCCCGGCGAGCTCGGATGCGATGTTCGGCGGCGGCCAGGCCGGCGAGATGTGGCGTTCGATGCTCGCCCAGCAAATCGCCACGCAGATGGCCGCGGCCGGCGGCATCGGCATCGCCGAGACCGTGCGCACCGCCGAGACCACCCCTGCCCTACCCGAAAACGCGAATGGCCTGATCTAG
- the fliR gene encoding flagellar biosynthesis protein FliR translates to MSELASETVLAVFLIFCRIGGCLMLMPGFSSSRIPVQFRLFIAVAITLTLSPMLIGYTRPLVGDGTPSAMLQAIVSELLIGVLIGLVGRVFFLGLQTIAVAVSQSIGLSAMPGIAVEEDSQLPTVASLFSLTAITIMFITDQHWLLLSGLIDSYHTLPAAQGFDAQGALINLTDQLSAVFFLVLRIGSPFLVYSIVINLAIGITNKLSPQIPVYFISMPFVTAGGLILLMTVAHEFLANFIDAFGIWLVGG, encoded by the coding sequence GATGCCGGGCTTTTCGAGTTCGCGCATACCGGTGCAGTTCCGACTCTTCATTGCCGTGGCGATCACGCTCACCTTGTCGCCGATGCTGATCGGCTACACCCGCCCGCTGGTGGGCGACGGCACACCTTCCGCGATGCTGCAGGCGATCGTTTCGGAGCTTCTGATCGGCGTCTTGATCGGGCTCGTCGGCCGCGTCTTTTTCCTGGGCTTGCAAACGATTGCCGTGGCGGTCAGTCAGTCGATCGGCCTCTCGGCCATGCCCGGCATTGCGGTCGAGGAAGATTCCCAGCTGCCGACCGTCGCGTCGCTCTTCTCGCTGACGGCAATCACCATCATGTTCATCACCGATCAGCACTGGCTGCTGTTGTCGGGGCTGATCGATTCCTACCACACCTTACCGGCGGCGCAGGGCTTCGACGCGCAAGGCGCGCTCATCAATCTGACCGATCAGCTTTCGGCGGTGTTCTTTCTCGTCTTGCGGATCGGCAGCCCATTTCTCGTCTACTCAATCGTCATCAATCTCGCGATCGGCATCACCAACAAGCTGAGCCCGCAGATCCCGGTGTATTTCATTTCCATGCCGTTCGTAACGGCGGGCGGCCTCATCCTCCTGATGACGGTTGCGCACGAGTTCCTGGCGAATTTCATCGATGCCTTCGGCATCTGGCTGGTGGGAGGCTAA